The proteins below come from a single Zea mays cultivar B73 chromosome 8, Zm-B73-REFERENCE-NAM-5.0, whole genome shotgun sequence genomic window:
- the LOC100272571 gene encoding protein root UVB sensitive 6 isoform X1 yields the protein MAPAVRLKRSSTQTITLPPPDARLAVRDVMRSTIPSRPAEAPASTERPAPAAALQGFLCLEEVDGRRWSYVVDGGSAKGRGSGGVAVPAGASVRAVPLQSPLPPAEEIMSFIRSYVVPEGFPDSVTPSYVPYMNWRALKHFFGGAMGVFTTRTLLSSVGVSQSKVIPGAIAINWILKDGAGRVGKMLFARQGKKFDNDLKQLRFSSDLLLEIGAGIELTTAAFPQFFLPMACVANVVKNVAAVTSTSTRTPIYKAYARGENIGDVTAKGESVGNIADLLGTGLSIFISKRNPSLVTSFAFLSCGYLLSSYQEVRSVVLNTLNRARFTVAVDSFIKTGHIPSLKEGNSQETIFNPPWRHETVAIGSRFGEAFQEPASFLAIRPLFEDERYMVTYNPTKDKVYALLKDQAKSDDIIKAAFHAHVLLHFINASHARRLKLKQKQANPDQSEHLYSRNVDFLAHIAESCKIVSSSYGTFKKKAREQGWIMSESLLNPGKARLCAAKPQ from the exons ATGGCGCCAGCGGtgaggctcaagcgctcctccaccCAGACTATCACACTGCCGCCGCCCGACGCGCGGCTGGCTGTGCGCGATGTCATGCGGTCCACGATCCCGTCGCGGCCCGCCGAGGCTCCGGCGTCCACGGAGAGGCCGGCGCCCGCCGCGGCGCTGCAGGGGTTCCTGTGCCTGGAGGAGGTGGACGGGAGGCGCTGGAGCTATGTGGTGGACGGCGGGTCCGCGAAGGGGAGGGGCAGTGGCGGGGTCGCTGTCCCCGCTGGCGCCTCCGTCAGGGCCGTACCGCTGCAGTCGCCGCTTCCGCCTGCCGAG GAAATAATGTCATTCATAAGATCATATGTTGTGCCTGAAGGGTTTCCAGACAGTGTTACTCCTTCATATGTACCTTACATGAACTGGAGGGCTCTGAAG CATTTCTTTGGTGGTGCCATGGGGGTGTTTACGACAAGAACCTTGCTGAGTTCTGTTGGAGTCTCTCAAAGCAAGGTAATACCAGGTGCCATTGCTATCAACTGGATCCTCAAG GATggtgctgggcgtgttggaaaaATGCTTTTTGCACGTCAAGGAAAGAAGTTTGACAATGACCTAAAGCAG TTGCGGTTTTCTAGTGATCTCTTGTTGGAAATAGGAGCTGGGATAGAATTAACTACTGCTGCATTCCCTCAGTTTTTCTTGCCTATGGCCTGTGTAGCCAATGTTGTAAAG AACGTCGCTGCTGTTACATCAACTTCAACTCGCACTCCTATCTATAAGGCCTATGCTAGAGGAGAAAACATTGGAGATGTCACTGCTAAAGGCGAATCTGTCGGGAACATTGCAGATCTG CTTGGTACTGGTTTGAGTATCTTTATCTCAAAAAGGAACCCGTCACTGGTGACTTCGTTTGCCTTCCTTTCCTGTGGATATCTCCTGAGTTCATATCAAGAG GTGAGATCTGTTGTGCTGAATACCCTAAACAGAGCGAGGTTCACCGTCGCAGTAGATTCCTTCATTAAAACTG GTCACATTCCCTCCTTGAAGGAAGGAAACTCACAGGAGACGATATTTAATCCACCTTGGCGGCACGAGACAGTCGCCATAG GTTCAAGGTTTGGAGAAGCATTTCAAGAGCCAGCTTCATTTCTTGCCATAAGACCCCTGTTTGAG GACGAGAGATACATGGTAACATATAACCCGACAAAGGATAAAGTGTATGCTTTGCTCAAGGACCAAGCAAAATCAGATGACATTATCAAAGCTGCTTTTCAT GCTCATGTGCTACTGCATTTTATTAATGCATCACATGCACGGAGGCTGAAGCTGAAGCAGAAGCAGGCAAACCCTGACCAATCAGAGCATCTGTACTCTAGAAACGTGGATTTCCTGGCGCACATAGCTGAATCTTGCAAAATTGTTTCCTCATCGTACGGAACATTCAAGAAGAAAGCAAGGGAACAG GGTTGGATAATGTCAGAATCTTTGCTCAACCCTGGCAAGGCTCGATTATGTGCAGCAAAACCACAATGA
- the LOC100283247 gene encoding PHD finger protein ALFIN-LIKE 6 isoform 1 (isoform 1 is encoded by transcript variant 1) gives MNGGGSGLAPNAAHTADEVFRDYKGRRAGMIKALTTDVERFFKLCDPEKENLCLYGYPDETWEVTLPAEEVPPEIPEPALGINFARDGMNEKDWLALVAVHSDSWLLSVAFYFGARFGFDRETRRRLFSLINNMPTIFEVVTGAAKKQAKEKTPNSSSKSNRPSSKVSRAESRSKAKVPQDEEESGDDDEDEEADEHNNTLCGTCGTNDSKDQFWICCDNCEKWYHGKCVKITPARAEHIKQYKCPDCTNKRARA, from the exons ATGAACGGCGGGGGCTCTGGGCTGGCGCCCAACGCCGCGCACACCGCGGACGAGGTCTTCCGCGACTACAAAGGCCGCCGCGCCGGCATGATCAAGGCCCTCACCACTG ATGTGGAGAGGTTCTTCAAACTCTGTGACCCTG AAAAGGAGAACTTGTGCCTTTATGGCTATCCCGATGAGACGTGGGAGGTGACCTTGCCAGCTGAGGAAGTTCCCCCTGAGATCCCTGAACCAGCATTAGGAATCAACTTTGCTAGGGATGGCATGAATGAGAAAGACTGGCTGGCGCTAGTTGCAGTCCACAGTGATTCCTGGTTACTGTCTGTTGCATTCTACTTTGGTGCACGCTTTGGATTTGACAGAGAAACTAG GAGGCGACTCTTTAGCCTGATAAACAACATGCCCACGATATTTGAGGTAGTGACAGGAGCAGCCAAGAAGCAGGCGAAGGAGAAGACACCTAATAGTAGCAGCAAGAGCAACAGGCCTAGTTCAAAAGTG TCAAGAGCAGAGTCTCGTTCAAAGGCTAAGGTCCCCCAAGACGAAGAAGAGAGCGGTGATGACGATGAGGATGAGGAGGCAGACGAGCACAACAATACCTTGTGTGGAACTTGCGGAACTAACGACAGCAAGGACCAGTTCTGGATCTGTTGTGATAACTGCGAGAAGTGGTACCATGGGAAGTGTGTCAAGATCACGCCAGCTCGAGCTGAGCATATCAAGCAGTACAAGTGCCCAGACTGCACCAACAAGCGGGCCAGGGCATGA
- the LOC103636414 gene encoding 2-C-methyl-D-erythritol 4-phosphate cytidylyltransferase, chloroplastic, which yields MELRLCLRLHARLPPATTPPPFQATAVLPASRRLRTGGSYGVALRRHTRRSSPAICASITDGEQGVAVKERSVSVILLSGGQGKRMGANMPKQYLPLLGLPIALYSLKTFCQLKEVKEVVVVCDPDYSDVFEGSIDNLQIPLKFARPGKERQDSVFNGLQEIDGDSELVCVHDSARPLVSSEDVKKVLEDAAVHGAAVLGVPVKATIKEANTNSFVVKTLDRKTLWEMQTPQAMKPNLLRDGFELVKRDGLEVTDDVSIVEYLKHPVYITEGSYTNIKVTTPDDLLLAERLMNEE from the exons ATGGAGCTCCGCCTCTGCCTCCGTCTCCACGCGCGCCTCCCTCCTGCCACGACGCCACCGCCTTTCCAGGCGACCGCGGTGCTCCCGGCCTCCCGCCGCCTTCGGACGG GTGGTAGCTACGGGGTTGCTCTTAGGCGGCACACGAGGCGTTCGAGTCCGGCAATCTGCGCTTCAATAACCGACGGCGAGCAG GGCGTGGCTGTGAAGGAGAGGAGCGTCTCGGTGATCCTCTTGTCCGGAGGGCAGGGAAAGAGAATGGGG GCGAATATGCCAAAGCAGTATCTACCTCTACTAGGACTACCAATTGCATTGTACAG TTTAAAAACATTCTGTCAACTGAAGGAAGTCAAAGAAGTTGTGGTAGTGTGTGATCCAGACTACAGTGATGTATTTGAAG GTTCTATTGACAACTTGCAAATACCCCTTAAATTTGCACGCCCGGGAAAAGAGAGACAAGACTCTGTTTTTAATGGACTTCAG GAAATTGATGGGGATTCAGAACTAGTTTGTGTCCATGATTCTGCAAGGCCCTTAGTTTCTTCTGAAGATGTAAAAAAG GTCTTAGAAGATGCTGCAGTACATGGAGCAGCTGTTCTTGGTGTGCCTGTGAAAGCtacaataaaggag GCCAATACTAATTCTTTTGTAGTGAAAACTCTTGACCGGAAAACTCTCTGGGAAATGCAAACTCCACAG GCTATGAAGCCCAATTTACTCAGAGATGGTTTTGAGCTCGTTAAACG GGATGGCCTTGAAGTCACTGATGATGTATCCATTGTAGAATATCTAAAACACCCTGTGTATATCACGGAAGGCTCTTATACAAACATTAAG GTGACTACGCCTGATGACTTGCTACTAGCTGAGCGCCTGATGAATGAGGAATAG
- the LOC100272571 gene encoding Protein root UVB sensitive 6 (The RefSeq protein has 1 substitution compared to this genomic sequence): MAPAVRLKRSSTQTITLPPPDARLAVRDVMRSTIPSRPAEAPASTERPAPAAALQGFLCLEEVDGRRWSYVVDGGSAKGRGSGGVAVPAGASVRAVPLQSPLPPAEEIMSFIRSYVVPEGFPDSVTPSYVPYMNWRALKHFFGGAMGVFTTRTLLSSVGVSQSKDGAGRVGKMLFARQGKKFDNDLKQLRFSSDLLLEIGAGIELTTAAFPQFFLPMACVANVVKNVAAVTSTSTRTPIYKAYARGENIGDVTAKGESVGNIADLLGTGLSIFISKRNPSLVTSFAFLSCGYLLSSYQEVRSVVLNTLNRARFTVAVDSFIKTGHIPSLKEGNSQETIFNPPWRHETVAIGSRFGEAFQEPASFLAIRPLFEDERYMVTYNPTKDKVYALLKDQAKSDDIIKAAFHAHVLLHFINASHARRLKLKQKQANPDQSEHLYSRNVDFLAHIAKSCKIVSSSYGTFKKKAREQGWIMSESLLNPGKARLCAAKPQ, from the exons ATGGCGCCAGCGGtgaggctcaagcgctcctccaccCAGACTATCACACTGCCGCCGCCCGACGCGCGGCTGGCTGTGCGCGATGTCATGCGGTCCACGATCCCGTCGCGGCCCGCCGAGGCTCCGGCGTCCACGGAGAGGCCGGCGCCCGCCGCGGCGCTGCAGGGGTTCCTGTGCCTGGAGGAGGTGGACGGGAGGCGCTGGAGCTATGTGGTGGACGGCGGGTCCGCGAAGGGGAGGGGCAGTGGCGGGGTCGCTGTCCCCGCTGGCGCCTCCGTCAGGGCCGTACCGCTGCAGTCGCCGCTTCCGCCTGCCGAG GAAATAATGTCATTCATAAGATCATATGTTGTGCCTGAAGGGTTTCCAGACAGTGTTACTCCTTCATATGTACCTTACATGAACTGGAGGGCTCTGAAG CATTTCTTTGGTGGTGCCATGGGGGTGTTTACGACAAGAACCTTGCTGAGTTCTGTTGGAGTCTCTCAAAGCAAG GATggtgctgggcgtgttggaaaaATGCTTTTTGCACGTCAAGGAAAGAAGTTTGACAATGACCTAAAGCAG TTGCGGTTTTCTAGTGATCTCTTGTTGGAAATAGGAGCTGGGATAGAATTAACTACTGCTGCATTCCCTCAGTTTTTCTTGCCTATGGCCTGTGTAGCCAATGTTGTAAAG AACGTCGCTGCTGTTACATCAACTTCAACTCGCACTCCTATCTATAAGGCCTATGCTAGAGGAGAAAACATTGGAGATGTCACTGCTAAAGGCGAATCTGTCGGGAACATTGCAGATCTG CTTGGTACTGGTTTGAGTATCTTTATCTCAAAAAGGAACCCGTCACTGGTGACTTCGTTTGCCTTCCTTTCCTGTGGATATCTCCTGAGTTCATATCAAGAG GTGAGATCTGTTGTGCTGAATACCCTAAACAGAGCGAGGTTCACCGTCGCAGTAGATTCCTTCATTAAAACTG GTCACATTCCCTCCTTGAAGGAAGGAAACTCACAGGAGACGATATTTAATCCACCTTGGCGGCACGAGACAGTCGCCATAG GTTCAAGGTTTGGAGAAGCATTTCAAGAGCCAGCTTCATTTCTTGCCATAAGACCCCTGTTTGAG GACGAGAGATACATGGTAACATATAACCCGACAAAGGATAAAGTGTATGCTTTGCTCAAGGACCAAGCAAAATCAGATGACATTATCAAAGCTGCTTTTCAT GCTCATGTGCTACTGCATTTTATTAATGCATCACATGCACGGAGGCTGAAGCTGAAGCAGAAGCAGGCAAACCCTGACCAATCAGAGCATCTGTACTCTAGAAACGTGGATTTCCTGGCGCACATAGCTGAATCTTGCAAAATTGTTTCCTCATCGTACGGAACATTCAAGAAGAAAGCAAGGGAACAG GGTTGGATAATGTCAGAATCTTTGCTCAACCCTGGCAAGGCTCGATTATGTGCAGCAAAACCACAATGA
- the LOC100217272 gene encoding uncharacterized protein isoform X1: MKLDVNALRYLAKDDFRVLTAVEMGMRNHEIVPAELVDRIARLKHGGTYKVLRNLLKNKLVHHDATKYDGYRLTYLGYDFLAIKTLVNRGVFASVGRQIGVGKESDIFEVATEDGTVLAMKLHRLGRTSFRAVKSKRDYLRHRRSFNWLYLSRLAALKEFAFMKALGDHGFPVPAAVDCNRHCVIMSLVQGYPLVQVKELQNPDDVFDTILGLIVRLAEHGLIHCDFNEFNIMIDDDEKITVIDFPQMVSVSHRNAQMFFDRDIECIYKFFNKRFNLTSEKNEEQAGSESDDEGNSRPSFLSVKKTAGSLDKELAASGYTRKEQVEMDKYIEEDAERHDSSSDDDDDDDDNDKDDSAEPDCNLASRDSDVPGTFSEENETSCSSEKRLESPSGDNGEAMKPLESEGKTLSQKDDNNDDDSSEDADEEEEDAELTKQLNKQRKKAIAAASGRRRPVSSRNACKDKGKGTMNSKIQRQACQW; encoded by the exons ATGAAGCTTGACGTGAATGCCCTTCGCTACCTCGCCAAGGACGACTTCCGCGTCCTTACCGCCGTCGAGATGGGCATGCGCAAC CACGAGATTGTTCCAGCAGAACTTGTCGACAGGATCGCCAGACTGAA GCATGGAGGCACATACAAAGTGCTGAGGAATCTTTTGAAGAACAAGCTAGTGCATCATGATGCCACTAAAT ACGATGGGTATAGACTCACCTATCTAGGATATGACTTCCTTGCCATCAAGACTTTGGTTAATCGGGGAGTTTTTGCTTCAGTTGGCCGTCAGATCGGTGTTGGAAAGGAGTCTG ATATATTTGAGGTTGCCACAGAGGATGGTACAGTACTCGCCATGAAACTTCATAGGCTGGGAAGGACATCTTTTAGGGCTGTGAAATCTAAACGTGACTATCTAAGGCACAGAAGGAGCTTTAATTGGCTGTACCTCTCACGACTTGCAGCCTTGAAAGAATTTGCCTTTATGAAG gctttagGGGACCATGGTTTCCCTGTTCCAGCTGCTGTAGATTGCAATCGCCATTGTGTGATCATGTCACTTGTGCAGGGATATCCTCT TGTTCAAGTGAAAGAGTTACAAAATCCAGATGACGTTTTTGACACAATTCTTGGTCTTATTGTTCGTTTGGCAGAGCATGGACTGATACATTGTGACTTTAATGAGTTCAATATCATG ATTGATGATGATGAAAAAATTACGGTTATTGATTTTCCACAGATGGTATCTGTTTCTCATCGTAATGCCCAAAT GTTTTTTGACCGAGACATTGAATGTATCTACAAGTTCTTTAACAAAAG GTTCAATCTGACATCAGAGAAAAATGAAGAACAAGCTGGGTCTGAAAGTGATGATGAAGGGAATAGCAGACCTTCCTTTTTGTCTGTGAAAAAGACTGCTGGTTCCTTGGACAAGGAACTAGCTGCAAGTGGATATACCAGGAAAGAGCAAGTGGAGATGGACAAG TACATTGAGGAAGATGCTGAAAGACATGATTCCAGCTCagatgatgatgacgacgacgacgacaatgaCAAG GACGATTCTGCTGAGCCTGATTGTAATCTTGCCTCAAGGGATTCAGATGTGCCTGGAACTTTTTCTGAAGAG AATGAAACAAGCTGTAGCAGTGAGAAGAGATTGGAAAGTCCCTCGGGTGACAATGGAGAGGCTATGAAACCGCTTGAATCTGAGGGCAAGACGCTTTCCCAGAAAGACGACAACAATGATGATGACTCATCAGAGgatgctgatgaagaagaagaagatgccgAGCTCACGAAACAATTGAACAAGCAAAGGAAAAAGGCAATAGCAGCTGCCAGTGGTCGGAGAAGGCCAGTGTCGTCCAGGAACGCCTGCAAGGACAAGGGTAAGGGCACCATGAACTCCAAAATCCAGAGGCAGGCGTGCCAGTGGTGA
- the LOC100283247 gene encoding PHD finger protein ALFIN-LIKE 6 isoform 3 (isoform 3 is encoded by transcript variant 3), producing MNGGGSGLAPNAAHTADEVFRDYKGRRAGMIKALTTDVERFFKLCDPEKENLCLYGYPDETWEVTLPAEEVPPEIPEPALGINFARDGMNEKDWLALVAVHSDSWLLSVAFYFGARFGFDRETRRRLFSLINNMPTIFEVVTGAAKKQAKEKTPNSSSKSNRPSSKVQSRAESRSKAKVPQDEEESGDDDEDEEADEHNNTLCGTCGTNDSKDQFWICCDNCEKWYHGKCVKITPARAEHIKQYKCPDCTNKRARA from the exons ATGAACGGCGGGGGCTCTGGGCTGGCGCCCAACGCCGCGCACACCGCGGACGAGGTCTTCCGCGACTACAAAGGCCGCCGCGCCGGCATGATCAAGGCCCTCACCACTG ATGTGGAGAGGTTCTTCAAACTCTGTGACCCTG AAAAGGAGAACTTGTGCCTTTATGGCTATCCCGATGAGACGTGGGAGGTGACCTTGCCAGCTGAGGAAGTTCCCCCTGAGATCCCTGAACCAGCATTAGGAATCAACTTTGCTAGGGATGGCATGAATGAGAAAGACTGGCTGGCGCTAGTTGCAGTCCACAGTGATTCCTGGTTACTGTCTGTTGCATTCTACTTTGGTGCACGCTTTGGATTTGACAGAGAAACTAG GAGGCGACTCTTTAGCCTGATAAACAACATGCCCACGATATTTGAGGTAGTGACAGGAGCAGCCAAGAAGCAGGCGAAGGAGAAGACACCTAATAGTAGCAGCAAGAGCAACAGGCCTAGTTCAAAAGTG CAGTCAAGAGCAGAGTCTCGTTCAAAGGCTAAGGTCCCCCAAGACGAAGAAGAGAGCGGTGATGACGATGAGGATGAGGAGGCAGACGAGCACAACAATACCTTGTGTGGAACTTGCGGAACTAACGACAGCAAGGACCAGTTCTGGATCTGTTGTGATAACTGCGAGAAGTGGTACCATGGGAAGTGTGTCAAGATCACGCCAGCTCGAGCTGAGCATATCAAGCAGTACAAGTGCCCAGACTGCACCAACAAGCGGGCCAGGGCATGA
- the LOC100283247 gene encoding PHD finger protein ALFIN-LIKE 6 isoform 4 (isoform 4 is encoded by transcript variant 4) translates to MNGGGSGLAPNAAHTADEVFRDYKGRRAGMIKALTTDVERFFKLCDPGECARSLWFLAPGCGVIAEEASVVFLLGLRCFEKENLCLYGYPDETWEVTLPAEEVPPEIPEPALGINFARDGMNEKDWLALVAVHSDSWLLSVAFYFGARFGFDRETRRRLFSLINNMPTIFEVVTGAAKKQAKEKTPNSSSKSNRPSSKVQSRAESRSKAKVPQDEEESGDDDEDEEADEHNNTLCGTCGTNDSKDQFWICCDNCEKWYHGKCVKITPARAEHIKQYKCPDCTNKRARA, encoded by the exons ATGAACGGCGGGGGCTCTGGGCTGGCGCCCAACGCCGCGCACACCGCGGACGAGGTCTTCCGCGACTACAAAGGCCGCCGCGCCGGCATGATCAAGGCCCTCACCACTG ATGTGGAGAGGTTCTTCAAACTCTGTGACCCTGGTGAGTGCGCTCGATCTCTTTGGTTCCTCGCCCCAGGATGTGGAGTGATAGCCGAGGAGGCTTCCGTGGTTTTTCTGCTTGGGCTTCGTTGCTTCG AAAAGGAGAACTTGTGCCTTTATGGCTATCCCGATGAGACGTGGGAGGTGACCTTGCCAGCTGAGGAAGTTCCCCCTGAGATCCCTGAACCAGCATTAGGAATCAACTTTGCTAGGGATGGCATGAATGAGAAAGACTGGCTGGCGCTAGTTGCAGTCCACAGTGATTCCTGGTTACTGTCTGTTGCATTCTACTTTGGTGCACGCTTTGGATTTGACAGAGAAACTAG GAGGCGACTCTTTAGCCTGATAAACAACATGCCCACGATATTTGAGGTAGTGACAGGAGCAGCCAAGAAGCAGGCGAAGGAGAAGACACCTAATAGTAGCAGCAAGAGCAACAGGCCTAGTTCAAAAGTG CAGTCAAGAGCAGAGTCTCGTTCAAAGGCTAAGGTCCCCCAAGACGAAGAAGAGAGCGGTGATGACGATGAGGATGAGGAGGCAGACGAGCACAACAATACCTTGTGTGGAACTTGCGGAACTAACGACAGCAAGGACCAGTTCTGGATCTGTTGTGATAACTGCGAGAAGTGGTACCATGGGAAGTGTGTCAAGATCACGCCAGCTCGAGCTGAGCATATCAAGCAGTACAAGTGCCCAGACTGCACCAACAAGCGGGCCAGGGCATGA
- the LOC100283247 gene encoding PHD finger protein ALFIN-LIKE 6 isoform 2 (isoform 2 is encoded by transcript variant 2): MNGGGSGLAPNAAHTADEVFRDYKGRRAGMIKALTTDVERFFKLCDPGECARSLWFLAPGCGVIAEEASVVFLLGLRCFEKENLCLYGYPDETWEVTLPAEEVPPEIPEPALGINFARDGMNEKDWLALVAVHSDSWLLSVAFYFGARFGFDRETRRRLFSLINNMPTIFEVVTGAAKKQAKEKTPNSSSKSNRPSSKVSRAESRSKAKVPQDEEESGDDDEDEEADEHNNTLCGTCGTNDSKDQFWICCDNCEKWYHGKCVKITPARAEHIKQYKCPDCTNKRARA, encoded by the exons ATGAACGGCGGGGGCTCTGGGCTGGCGCCCAACGCCGCGCACACCGCGGACGAGGTCTTCCGCGACTACAAAGGCCGCCGCGCCGGCATGATCAAGGCCCTCACCACTG ATGTGGAGAGGTTCTTCAAACTCTGTGACCCTGGTGAGTGCGCTCGATCTCTTTGGTTCCTCGCCCCAGGATGTGGAGTGATAGCCGAGGAGGCTTCCGTGGTTTTTCTGCTTGGGCTTCGTTGCTTCG AAAAGGAGAACTTGTGCCTTTATGGCTATCCCGATGAGACGTGGGAGGTGACCTTGCCAGCTGAGGAAGTTCCCCCTGAGATCCCTGAACCAGCATTAGGAATCAACTTTGCTAGGGATGGCATGAATGAGAAAGACTGGCTGGCGCTAGTTGCAGTCCACAGTGATTCCTGGTTACTGTCTGTTGCATTCTACTTTGGTGCACGCTTTGGATTTGACAGAGAAACTAG GAGGCGACTCTTTAGCCTGATAAACAACATGCCCACGATATTTGAGGTAGTGACAGGAGCAGCCAAGAAGCAGGCGAAGGAGAAGACACCTAATAGTAGCAGCAAGAGCAACAGGCCTAGTTCAAAAGTG TCAAGAGCAGAGTCTCGTTCAAAGGCTAAGGTCCCCCAAGACGAAGAAGAGAGCGGTGATGACGATGAGGATGAGGAGGCAGACGAGCACAACAATACCTTGTGTGGAACTTGCGGAACTAACGACAGCAAGGACCAGTTCTGGATCTGTTGTGATAACTGCGAGAAGTGGTACCATGGGAAGTGTGTCAAGATCACGCCAGCTCGAGCTGAGCATATCAAGCAGTACAAGTGCCCAGACTGCACCAACAAGCGGGCCAGGGCATGA
- the LOC100217272 gene encoding uncharacterized protein LOC100217272: MKLDVNALRYLAKDDFRVLTAVEMGMRNHEIVPAELVDRIARLKHGGTYKVLRNLLKNKLVHHDATKYDGYRLTYLGYDFLAIKTLVNRGVFASVGRQIGVGKESDIFEVATEDGTVLAMKLHRLGRTSFRAVKSKRDYLRHRRSFNWLYLSRLAALKEFAFMKALGDHGFPVPAAVDCNRHCVIMSLVQGYPLVQVKELQNPDDVFDTILGLIVRLAEHGLIHCDFNEFNIMIDDDEKITVIDFPQMVSVSHRNAQMFFDRDIECIYKFFNKRFNLTSEKNEEQAGSESDDEGNSRPSFLSVKKTAGSLDKELAASGYTRKEQVEMDKYIEEDAERHDSSSDDDDDDDDNDKVGDAVSLVSLKIDQDDSAEPDCNLASRDSDVPGTFSEENETSCSSEKRLESPSGDNGEAMKPLESEGKTLSQKDDNNDDDSSEDADEEEEDAELTKQLNKQRKKAIAAASGRRRPVSSRNACKDKGKGTMNSKIQRQACQW, encoded by the exons ATGAAGCTTGACGTGAATGCCCTTCGCTACCTCGCCAAGGACGACTTCCGCGTCCTTACCGCCGTCGAGATGGGCATGCGCAAC CACGAGATTGTTCCAGCAGAACTTGTCGACAGGATCGCCAGACTGAA GCATGGAGGCACATACAAAGTGCTGAGGAATCTTTTGAAGAACAAGCTAGTGCATCATGATGCCACTAAAT ACGATGGGTATAGACTCACCTATCTAGGATATGACTTCCTTGCCATCAAGACTTTGGTTAATCGGGGAGTTTTTGCTTCAGTTGGCCGTCAGATCGGTGTTGGAAAGGAGTCTG ATATATTTGAGGTTGCCACAGAGGATGGTACAGTACTCGCCATGAAACTTCATAGGCTGGGAAGGACATCTTTTAGGGCTGTGAAATCTAAACGTGACTATCTAAGGCACAGAAGGAGCTTTAATTGGCTGTACCTCTCACGACTTGCAGCCTTGAAAGAATTTGCCTTTATGAAG gctttagGGGACCATGGTTTCCCTGTTCCAGCTGCTGTAGATTGCAATCGCCATTGTGTGATCATGTCACTTGTGCAGGGATATCCTCT TGTTCAAGTGAAAGAGTTACAAAATCCAGATGACGTTTTTGACACAATTCTTGGTCTTATTGTTCGTTTGGCAGAGCATGGACTGATACATTGTGACTTTAATGAGTTCAATATCATG ATTGATGATGATGAAAAAATTACGGTTATTGATTTTCCACAGATGGTATCTGTTTCTCATCGTAATGCCCAAAT GTTTTTTGACCGAGACATTGAATGTATCTACAAGTTCTTTAACAAAAG GTTCAATCTGACATCAGAGAAAAATGAAGAACAAGCTGGGTCTGAAAGTGATGATGAAGGGAATAGCAGACCTTCCTTTTTGTCTGTGAAAAAGACTGCTGGTTCCTTGGACAAGGAACTAGCTGCAAGTGGATATACCAGGAAAGAGCAAGTGGAGATGGACAAG TACATTGAGGAAGATGCTGAAAGACATGATTCCAGCTCagatgatgatgacgacgacgacgacaatgaCAAGGTTGGTGATGCTGTGTCTTTGGTTTCCTTGAAGATAGACCAG GACGATTCTGCTGAGCCTGATTGTAATCTTGCCTCAAGGGATTCAGATGTGCCTGGAACTTTTTCTGAAGAG AATGAAACAAGCTGTAGCAGTGAGAAGAGATTGGAAAGTCCCTCGGGTGACAATGGAGAGGCTATGAAACCGCTTGAATCTGAGGGCAAGACGCTTTCCCAGAAAGACGACAACAATGATGATGACTCATCAGAGgatgctgatgaagaagaagaagatgccgAGCTCACGAAACAATTGAACAAGCAAAGGAAAAAGGCAATAGCAGCTGCCAGTGGTCGGAGAAGGCCAGTGTCGTCCAGGAACGCCTGCAAGGACAAGGGTAAGGGCACCATGAACTCCAAAATCCAGAGGCAGGCGTGCCAGTGGTGA